One segment of Terriglobales bacterium DNA contains the following:
- a CDS encoding PIN domain-containing protein — protein MNAEFVDTNILIYAHDGSAGDKHQKSVVLLERLLEQGNAATSIQVLTEFYAAATRKLKMKPEDAEEVLRDMQSWNLHRLAFMDLVAASRLHQRYKVAFWDALILNSALELGCEVLWTEDLSNGQKYGNVLVRTPF, from the coding sequence ATGAACGCTGAGTTCGTGGATACAAATATTCTGATTTACGCTCACGATGGCAGCGCAGGCGACAAGCACCAAAAATCAGTGGTGCTGCTCGAAAGACTCCTCGAACAGGGTAACGCAGCAACAAGTATCCAGGTCCTCACGGAGTTCTATGCCGCGGCAACTCGCAAATTGAAGATGAAACCGGAAGATGCGGAGGAGGTGCTCCGAGACATGCAGTCCTGGAACTTGCATCGGTTAGCGTTCATGGACTTGGTCGCTGCATCGCGATTACACCAGCGGTACAAAGTTGCATTCTGGGATGCCCTCATTCTAAATAGCGCGCTCGAACTGGGTTGCGAAGTCTTATGGACAGAAGACCTCAGTAATGGACAGAAGTATGGGAATGT